A genome region from Nocardia sp. NBC_00565 includes the following:
- a CDS encoding SDR family NAD(P)-dependent oxidoreductase: protein MTKTIAIFGFGPGLGMGTGRRFGREGFRVAVIGRNPDKARQHVDDLAAEGIEAAAFPADLTDEKQLRSAVEDITNKFGHIDVAMHGAAMDMTDRIPSTLDVDIDTLRKPLEVKVYSPISMTRALAPAMVERGEGALLFSSGVSDKNPLPYLANVGVALGAQRNYVRQLAIELQGTGVYVGLLNIGVLIGNSQAERIVDEHPELIPAGLEIARMTNGELGDHYWRMYTARDTVESDVGFPE from the coding sequence ATGACCAAGACGATCGCGATATTCGGATTCGGGCCGGGGCTCGGCATGGGGACCGGGCGGCGGTTCGGGCGAGAAGGGTTCCGGGTGGCGGTCATCGGCCGGAATCCGGATAAGGCGCGTCAGCATGTCGATGACCTGGCCGCCGAAGGCATCGAGGCCGCCGCCTTCCCGGCGGATCTCACCGACGAGAAACAGCTGCGCAGTGCGGTCGAGGACATCACGAACAAGTTCGGCCACATCGACGTCGCCATGCACGGCGCGGCCATGGATATGACCGATCGGATCCCGTCGACTCTCGACGTCGATATCGACACACTCCGAAAGCCGCTGGAGGTGAAGGTCTACTCACCGATCTCGATGACCCGCGCCCTCGCGCCCGCAATGGTCGAGCGTGGCGAAGGAGCGCTGCTGTTCTCCTCGGGGGTCTCCGACAAGAACCCGCTGCCGTACCTTGCCAACGTCGGTGTCGCCCTCGGCGCCCAACGCAACTACGTCCGCCAACTCGCCATCGAACTCCAGGGCACCGGCGTCTATGTGGGCCTGCTCAACATCGGCGTCCTGATCGGCAATAGCCAGGCCGAGCGCATCGTCGACGAGCACCCCGAACTCATCCCGGCCGGCCTGGAGATCGCCCGCATGACCAATGGCGAACTGGGCGACCACTATTGGCGCATGTATACGGCCCGCGACACCGTCGAGTCGGATGTCGGTTTCCCCGAATGA
- a CDS encoding TetR/AcrR family transcriptional regulator, with translation MPVDKPLRSDAQRNRDALVSAAREVFEERGLDAPLKEIAARAGVAIGTLYNRFPTRDDLIAAAVEDRIENGARIAQEALDIADPWDAFVYLVEKVCELQAADRLLSDLALRGAPSPAIARAQEYGHGLMRRITTRAQESGALRPDWVLEDIAFITWSHTRIIEATAKIAPDAWRRHLALVLDGLRATAAHPLPVPPITEDQLMQALRG, from the coding sequence ATGCCCGTGGACAAGCCGCTACGCAGCGACGCCCAACGCAACCGGGACGCGCTCGTATCCGCCGCCCGCGAGGTCTTCGAGGAACGCGGACTCGACGCGCCCCTCAAGGAGATCGCCGCCCGCGCGGGCGTCGCCATCGGCACCCTCTACAACCGCTTCCCCACCCGCGACGACCTCATCGCCGCCGCCGTAGAGGACCGCATCGAAAACGGCGCCCGCATCGCGCAGGAAGCGCTCGACATCGCAGACCCCTGGGACGCTTTCGTCTACCTGGTCGAAAAGGTCTGCGAACTCCAGGCCGCCGACCGCCTACTCAGCGACCTCGCACTGCGCGGCGCCCCCAGCCCCGCGATCGCCCGCGCCCAGGAATACGGCCACGGCCTCATGCGCCGAATCACCACCCGCGCCCAAGAATCCGGCGCGCTGCGCCCCGACTGGGTCCTCGAAGACATCGCCTTCATCACCTGGTCACACACCCGCATCATCGAAGCCACCGCCAAGATCGCCCCCGACGCCTGGCGCCGCCACCTGGCCCTCGTCCTCGACGGCCTCCGAGCCACCGCCGCCCACCCCCTACCAGTCCCCCCGATCACCGAAGACCAACTGATGCAAGCACTTCGAGGCTGA